In Microbacterium maritypicum, the following are encoded in one genomic region:
- a CDS encoding extracellular solute-binding protein, with product MKVNKRGIAAAGAIAIVSTLTLAGCSTGTSGDDTSDSQGSGKLVVWVDAERVDALQDAADSYEDKTGVKVELVGKSVDDMKDDFIQQVPTGKGPDVVMGAHDWLGELSTNGVVAPIELGDSSEDYLPVALQAATYEGTVYMLPYAVENIAVLRNADLVPAAATSFDDMVSKGTFVVEQGTEGNPYHLYPFQTAFGAPVFGTDDSGSYDPTDLQLGSEGGFAFADWLGVQGAAGVLNTDVDGEIAKQQFLDGTAAFWLTGPWNVGAATDAGINVAIDPIPSPTGETASPFAGVKGFFVSSESKNKVAANDFLVNYIGTEDVQLELFKAGNILPALTAAADTAASDPIIAGFQAVGEDAVPMPAIPAMGAVWEFWGVAEAAIINGADPKTTWQKLVDDVTAAIK from the coding sequence ATGAAGGTGAACAAGAGGGGCATCGCCGCCGCAGGCGCGATCGCCATCGTTTCGACTCTGACGCTTGCCGGCTGCTCCACGGGGACCAGCGGCGACGACACCTCCGACTCCCAGGGGAGCGGCAAGCTGGTCGTCTGGGTCGACGCCGAGCGCGTGGACGCGCTGCAGGACGCGGCGGACTCCTACGAGGACAAGACCGGCGTCAAGGTCGAGCTCGTGGGCAAGTCGGTCGACGACATGAAGGACGACTTCATCCAGCAGGTCCCGACCGGTAAGGGCCCCGATGTCGTCATGGGTGCGCACGACTGGCTGGGGGAGCTCTCCACCAACGGCGTCGTCGCCCCGATCGAACTCGGCGACAGCTCGGAGGACTACCTTCCCGTCGCGCTGCAGGCCGCAACGTACGAGGGCACCGTCTACATGCTGCCGTACGCGGTCGAGAACATCGCGGTGCTGCGCAACGCCGACCTCGTCCCGGCTGCAGCCACCAGCTTCGACGACATGGTCTCGAAGGGCACCTTCGTCGTCGAGCAGGGCACCGAGGGCAACCCGTACCACCTGTACCCGTTCCAGACCGCGTTCGGTGCTCCGGTCTTCGGCACCGACGACTCGGGGAGCTATGACCCCACCGACCTGCAGCTCGGCAGCGAGGGCGGCTTCGCGTTCGCCGACTGGCTGGGTGTGCAGGGCGCCGCGGGCGTGCTGAACACCGACGTCGACGGCGAGATCGCCAAGCAGCAGTTCCTCGACGGCACGGCAGCCTTCTGGCTGACCGGTCCGTGGAACGTGGGCGCCGCAACCGACGCCGGCATCAACGTCGCGATCGACCCGATCCCGAGCCCGACCGGTGAGACCGCTTCGCCGTTCGCCGGCGTGAAGGGCTTCTTCGTCAGTTCCGAGTCGAAGAATAAGGTCGCCGCGAACGACTTCCTCGTCAACTACATCGGCACCGAAGACGTGCAGCTCGAGCTGTTCAAGGCCGGCAACATCCTGCCGGCGCTCACCGCAGCCGCCGACACCGCGGCGTCCGACCCGATCATCGCCGGCTTCCAGGCCGTCGGCGAAGACGCCGTGCCGATGCCGGCCATCCCGGCCATGGGCGCGGTGTGGGAGTTCTGGGGCGTGGCCGAGGCCGCGATCATCAACGGCGCGGACCCGAAGACGACGTGGCAGAAGCTCGTCGACGACGTGACCGCCGCGATCAAGTAA
- a CDS encoding sugar ABC transporter permease, protein MSTASPAAATAATTASKTDERTPGPRRRSFGAWFADTGWRHLVAIVVSAFALFPLLYVVSASLNPKGTLTGSNQLFSAIGIDSYVRILSDPQNPYGTWFLNTLLIAVVTGAVTVFIGACAAYAFSRMRFAGRRVGLVTIVVVQMFPQLLAVVAIFLLMSTLGDWFPAIGLNTHTGLILVYLGGALGVNTYLMYGFFNTIPKEIDEAARIDGAGHARIFFTIILRLVAPILAVVGLLSFIGTVNEYVIASVMLVDVEQQTLVVGLTKLVANPRYADWSAFSAGAVMAAIPVMILFLFLQKYIVGGLTAGATKG, encoded by the coding sequence ATGAGCACCGCCAGCCCTGCCGCCGCCACCGCCGCCACCACCGCCTCGAAGACCGATGAGCGCACACCCGGCCCGCGTCGCCGCAGCTTCGGCGCCTGGTTCGCCGATACCGGATGGCGACACCTCGTCGCGATCGTCGTGAGCGCCTTCGCCCTGTTCCCCCTTCTGTACGTCGTGTCGGCGTCGCTGAATCCGAAGGGGACGCTGACCGGATCGAACCAGCTGTTCTCCGCGATCGGGATCGACAGCTACGTGCGCATCCTGAGCGACCCGCAGAACCCGTACGGCACGTGGTTCCTCAACACTCTGCTGATCGCCGTCGTGACCGGGGCGGTCACGGTCTTCATCGGCGCCTGCGCGGCATATGCGTTCTCGCGCATGCGCTTCGCCGGGCGCCGTGTCGGGCTCGTCACGATCGTGGTCGTGCAGATGTTCCCGCAGCTGCTCGCCGTGGTCGCGATCTTCCTGCTCATGTCGACCCTGGGGGACTGGTTCCCCGCCATCGGGCTGAACACCCACACCGGCCTGATCCTGGTGTACCTCGGGGGAGCGCTCGGCGTGAACACGTACTTGATGTACGGGTTCTTCAACACGATCCCGAAGGAGATCGACGAGGCCGCCCGCATCGACGGCGCCGGTCACGCGCGCATCTTCTTCACCATCATCCTGCGCCTGGTCGCGCCCATCCTCGCCGTCGTCGGACTCCTCTCCTTCATCGGCACGGTCAACGAGTACGTGATCGCGAGCGTGATGCTCGTCGACGTGGAGCAGCAGACGCTCGTCGTCGGACTCACCAAGCTCGTGGCGAATCCGCGCTACGCGGACTGGTCGGCATTCTCGGCCGGCGCGGTGATGGCCGCCATCCCGGTGATGATCCTGTTCCTCTTCCTGCAGAAGTACATCGTCGGCGGTCTCACCGCGGGGGCGACGAAGGGCTGA
- the rpsL gene encoding 30S ribosomal protein S12: protein MPTIQQLVRKGRSPKVTKTKAPALKSNPQQAGVCTRVYTTTPKKPNSAMRKVARVKLRNGTEVTAYIPGEGHNLQEHSLVLVRGGRVKDLPGVRYKIVRGALDTQAVKNRKQARSRYGAKKG from the coding sequence GTGCCAACCATTCAGCAGTTGGTTCGCAAGGGTCGCTCGCCCAAGGTCACCAAGACCAAGGCGCCGGCGCTCAAGTCGAACCCGCAGCAGGCCGGGGTCTGCACCCGCGTCTACACCACCACCCCCAAGAAGCCGAACTCGGCGATGCGCAAGGTCGCTCGTGTGAAGCTCCGCAACGGCACCGAGGTCACCGCGTACATCCCCGGTGAGGGTCACAACCTCCAGGAGCACTCGCTGGTGCTCGTCCGTGGCGGTCGTGTCAAGGACCTCCCCGGTGTGCGTTACAAGATCGTCCGTGGCGCCCTGGACACCCAGGCAGTCAAGAACCGTAAGCAGGCTCGTTCCCGCTACGGCGCGAAGAAGGGTTGA
- a CDS encoding FAD-dependent oxidoreductase: MTKLRLAIVGAGPAGIYAADILLKAERKFDVSIDLFEQLPAPYGLVRYGVAPDHPRIKGIVNALRDVLDRGDIRLFGNVRFGEDITLDDLKKHYNAVVFATGAIRDTSMDIPGIDAVASYGAADYVSWFDGHPDVPREWPLDAASVGVLGNGNVALDVARMLAKHAEDLLVTEVPANVYEGLKASEITDVHVFGRRGPAQVKFTPLELRELGELRDVDMVVYDEDFDYDEASKDAVASNKQVMVIDRILQSWRKRDSVNNAGGTASRRLHLHFWARPVEVRKDENGRVAALVYERTQPDGQGGAVGTGELREVPIQALYRAIGYFGSPLPGVPFDKKHGVIPNREGQVLAKDSNERVSGIYATGWIKRGPVGLIGHTKSDAMETVRHIINDQGSWWHPEDPSEEAVVELLRERGVRWTDLEGWHRLDEHEISLGAPEERARVKVVPRDEMVRVSRGE; this comes from the coding sequence ATGACCAAGCTCAGACTGGCCATCGTCGGTGCGGGCCCCGCCGGCATCTATGCCGCGGACATCCTGCTGAAGGCCGAGCGCAAGTTCGACGTCTCGATCGACCTCTTCGAGCAGCTCCCCGCTCCGTATGGACTCGTGCGCTACGGCGTCGCCCCCGATCACCCTCGTATCAAGGGGATCGTCAACGCGCTGCGAGACGTGCTCGACCGCGGGGACATCCGCCTGTTCGGCAACGTGCGCTTCGGTGAGGACATCACCCTCGACGACCTGAAGAAGCACTACAACGCCGTCGTCTTCGCGACCGGCGCGATCCGCGATACCTCGATGGACATCCCGGGGATCGATGCGGTCGCCTCTTACGGTGCCGCCGACTACGTCAGCTGGTTCGACGGACACCCGGACGTGCCGCGCGAGTGGCCGCTGGATGCCGCATCCGTCGGTGTGCTCGGCAACGGCAACGTGGCGCTCGACGTCGCGCGCATGCTCGCGAAGCACGCCGAGGATCTGCTCGTCACCGAGGTGCCGGCCAATGTCTACGAGGGCCTCAAGGCCAGCGAGATCACCGACGTGCACGTCTTCGGTCGCCGCGGCCCGGCGCAGGTGAAGTTCACGCCGCTGGAGCTCCGCGAGCTCGGCGAGCTGCGCGACGTCGACATGGTCGTCTACGACGAGGACTTCGACTACGACGAGGCCTCGAAGGATGCGGTCGCCAGCAACAAGCAGGTCATGGTCATCGACCGCATCCTGCAGTCGTGGCGCAAGCGCGACTCGGTGAACAATGCCGGGGGCACGGCCTCACGCCGTCTGCACCTGCATTTCTGGGCGCGCCCTGTCGAGGTGCGCAAGGACGAGAACGGCCGCGTCGCGGCACTCGTCTACGAGCGCACGCAGCCCGACGGACAGGGCGGCGCGGTGGGAACCGGGGAGCTGCGCGAGGTGCCGATCCAGGCGCTGTACCGTGCGATCGGATACTTCGGCTCGCCCCTTCCCGGTGTGCCGTTCGACAAGAAGCACGGCGTCATCCCGAACCGTGAGGGCCAGGTGCTCGCGAAGGACTCCAACGAGCGGGTCTCCGGCATCTACGCGACCGGGTGGATCAAGCGCGGTCCGGTGGGTCTGATCGGGCACACGAAGTCCGACGCCATGGAGACCGTTCGGCACATCATCAACGACCAGGGCTCCTGGTGGCACCCGGAGGACCCCTCCGAAGAGGCCGTCGTCGAGCTGCTGCGCGAGCGCGGCGTGCGCTGGACCGACCTCGAGGGGTGGCACCGTCTCGACGAGCACGAGATCTCCCTCGGTGCTCCCGAGGAGCGCGCCCGCGTCAAGGTCGTGCCGCGCGACGAGATGGTGCGCGTCTCCCGCGGCGAATAG
- the rpsG gene encoding 30S ribosomal protein S7, producing MPRKGPAPKRPVVNDPVYGAPIVTSLVNKILVDGKKSLAESIVYGALRGVEAKNGQDAVATLKKALDNVRPTLEVRSRRVGGSTYQVPVEVKPHRANTLALRWLVSYAKGRREKTMTERLQNEILDASNGLGAAVKRREDTHKMAESNRAFAHYRW from the coding sequence ATGCCTCGTAAGGGACCAGCCCCCAAGCGCCCCGTCGTCAACGACCCGGTATACGGCGCACCGATCGTCACCTCGCTGGTGAACAAGATCCTCGTCGACGGCAAGAAGTCGCTGGCCGAGTCGATCGTCTACGGCGCCCTCCGCGGCGTCGAGGCGAAGAACGGTCAGGACGCCGTCGCCACGCTCAAGAAGGCGCTCGACAACGTGCGCCCGACCCTCGAGGTCCGCAGCCGCCGCGTCGGTGGCTCGACCTACCAGGTGCCGGTCGAGGTCAAGCCTCACCGCGCCAACACGCTCGCTCTGCGCTGGCTCGTGAGCTACGCGAAGGGCCGTCGTGAGAAGACGATGACCGAGCGTCTGCAGAACGAGATCCTCGACGCGTCGAACGGCCTGGGTGCCGCGGTCAAGCGCCGCGAGGACACGCACAAGATGGCCGAGTCGAACCGCGCGTTCGCTCACTACCGCTGGTAA
- a CDS encoding ABC transporter permease subunit has translation MTDIDERTAPPTRRQRQAAKIAEAASGPIGWMLLKILLLAVVDAIALYAAFVLFAHQEWLILGIVVVVAVFVNYIYFSRKRIAAKYLTPGIIFLILFQVFTLLYTGYIGFTNYGTGHNGTKDQAISSLLASAQERVEDSPTYPVTVVEQFGTYGLLVTDPDSGDALLGTAEQPLEEVGAQFEGGQAVAVDGWTTLQLATVFTLSEELEKLSVPFSDDPNDGALRAPDGQKGYLYVSTLEYDAAADTITDTTTGTVYSDTGEGAFTADDGEQLLPGWQTTVGFDNFVRAVTDSSIRGPLIAVTLWTFAFALISVATTFFLGLLLALVFNNTRMRFRNGYRIILILPYAFPAFLSALVWAGMMNESFGFINQVIFGGADIPWLTDPTLAKVSVLLVNLWLGFPYMFLVCMGALQGIPEDVNEAAVMDGANPWQVFRRIKLPLLLVTVAPLLISSFAFNFNNFNLIYMLTKGGPRFSDVSIPVGHTDILISMVYKVAFTGQTRDYGLASAFTILIFIVVATISIISFRKTKALEELN, from the coding sequence ATGACAGACATCGACGAGCGCACTGCTCCTCCGACCCGACGCCAGCGACAGGCCGCGAAGATCGCCGAGGCCGCGTCCGGCCCGATCGGCTGGATGCTGCTGAAGATCCTCCTGCTGGCCGTCGTCGACGCGATCGCGCTGTACGCGGCGTTCGTGCTCTTCGCCCACCAGGAATGGCTGATCCTCGGCATCGTCGTCGTGGTGGCCGTCTTCGTCAACTACATCTACTTCTCCCGCAAGCGCATCGCGGCGAAGTACCTCACGCCGGGCATCATCTTCCTGATCCTGTTCCAGGTGTTCACCCTGCTCTACACCGGCTACATCGGTTTCACGAACTACGGCACCGGGCACAACGGCACGAAAGACCAGGCCATCTCCTCGCTCCTCGCGTCGGCGCAGGAGCGGGTCGAGGACTCTCCCACCTATCCGGTCACGGTCGTCGAACAGTTCGGCACCTATGGTCTCCTGGTCACCGACCCGGACTCCGGCGACGCGCTTCTCGGCACGGCCGAGCAGCCGCTCGAAGAGGTGGGCGCGCAGTTCGAGGGCGGACAGGCCGTCGCGGTCGACGGCTGGACGACGCTCCAGCTGGCCACCGTGTTCACGCTCTCCGAAGAGCTCGAGAAGCTGTCGGTTCCCTTCAGCGATGACCCCAATGACGGCGCCCTGCGGGCTCCGGACGGCCAGAAGGGGTATCTGTACGTCTCGACGCTCGAGTACGACGCGGCCGCCGACACCATCACCGACACCACCACCGGCACGGTCTACTCCGACACCGGCGAGGGAGCCTTCACCGCCGATGACGGCGAGCAGCTGCTCCCGGGATGGCAGACCACCGTCGGCTTCGACAACTTCGTGCGCGCGGTCACCGACTCCTCGATCCGCGGACCGCTCATCGCCGTGACGCTGTGGACCTTCGCGTTCGCGTTGATCTCGGTCGCCACGACGTTCTTCCTCGGGCTCCTGCTCGCGCTGGTCTTCAACAACACCCGGATGCGGTTCCGCAACGGGTACCGGATCATCCTGATCCTCCCGTACGCGTTCCCTGCGTTCCTGTCGGCGCTCGTCTGGGCCGGCATGATGAACGAGAGCTTCGGCTTCATCAACCAGGTCATCTTCGGCGGAGCGGACATCCCGTGGCTCACGGATCCGACGCTGGCCAAGGTGTCGGTGCTGCTGGTGAACCTGTGGCTCGGATTCCCCTACATGTTCCTCGTCTGCATGGGCGCCCTTCAGGGCATCCCGGAGGACGTGAACGAGGCCGCCGTCATGGACGGCGCGAACCCGTGGCAGGTCTTCCGCCGCATCAAACTGCCGCTGCTGCTCGTCACGGTGGCGCCACTGCTGATCTCGTCCTTCGCGTTCAACTTCAACAACTTCAACCTGATCTACATGCTCACCAAGGGCGGACCCCGCTTCAGCGACGTGTCGATCCCGGTCGGGCACACCGACATCCTGATCTCGATGGTCTACAAGGTGGCGTTCACCGGGCAGACCCGCGACTACGGACTGGCTTCGGCATTCACCATCCTGATCTTCATCGTGGTCGCGACGATCTCGATCATCAGCTTCCGCAAGACCAAGGCCCTCGAGGAGCTGAACTGA
- a CDS encoding GntR family transcriptional regulator: MSIIGSTSVGESKQLLAEEVFHHLGRQIIEGTIEAGERIRDVDVAEELHVSRTPVREALQRLERLGMVTMYPSRYTEVTEVTSETIAQSLEFAGYQAAIAARLAVPRISDAQRDHVVRLVAAMHASLEHPETTSDARWAVFSYLGDRSGNAQHRTLMEDASMVLFRNLRDWVVPVTDRARMRDVYIAFAGAVRDGDGDEAERLVRTMYYL; this comes from the coding sequence ATGAGCATTATCGGATCGACGAGTGTCGGCGAGAGCAAGCAGCTTCTGGCCGAAGAGGTGTTCCACCACCTCGGCAGACAGATCATCGAGGGCACGATCGAAGCCGGCGAACGCATCCGCGACGTCGACGTGGCCGAAGAGCTGCACGTGTCACGAACTCCCGTTCGCGAAGCACTTCAGCGTCTGGAGCGGCTGGGGATGGTGACGATGTATCCGAGCCGGTACACGGAGGTGACCGAGGTGACGTCGGAGACGATCGCGCAGTCGCTCGAGTTCGCCGGGTACCAGGCGGCGATAGCCGCCCGGTTGGCCGTGCCGCGCATCAGCGACGCGCAGCGCGATCACGTCGTGCGCCTCGTGGCCGCGATGCACGCGTCCCTCGAACACCCCGAGACGACCTCGGACGCGCGATGGGCGGTGTTCTCGTATCTCGGAGATCGGAGCGGGAACGCGCAGCACCGAACACTGATGGAGGACGCGAGCATGGTTCTGTTCCGCAACCTCCGCGACTGGGTGGTCCCCGTGACGGACCGCGCTCGGATGCGCGACGTGTACATCGCCTTCGCGGGCGCCGTCCGCGACGGCGACGGCGATGAGGCGGAGCGCCTCGTCCGGACGATGTACTACCTGTGA
- a CDS encoding PadR family transcriptional regulator, giving the protein MTADVGSQMRKGVVEYCVLGLLAREPMYGWQLADALTGAGLIASIGTLYPLLGRLRDNGWVSTFDLPSESGPVRKYYRLTESGTEQLERFRVQWTPFARVVTGIVGEGRP; this is encoded by the coding sequence ATGACAGCTGATGTCGGATCGCAGATGCGCAAAGGGGTGGTCGAGTACTGCGTGCTCGGACTCCTCGCGCGTGAGCCGATGTACGGCTGGCAGCTGGCCGATGCACTCACCGGCGCCGGACTGATCGCCAGCATCGGCACGCTCTACCCGCTGCTGGGACGGCTGCGGGACAACGGCTGGGTCAGCACGTTCGACCTGCCGTCGGAGAGCGGGCCCGTGCGCAAGTACTACCGGCTCACCGAGTCGGGTACCGAGCAGCTCGAGCGCTTCCGAGTGCAGTGGACCCCGTTCGCCCGTGTCGTGACGGGCATCGTCGGAGAGGGACGACCATGA
- a CDS encoding ABC transporter, which translates to MSDPDAPQPEKPTDVDDVVGSANAGLDAAAAAGADVPGSADAPDHKPADAVDEKIVDPDLAAFEAAERDHPGTFASPPPAVTPAPIVESRETARDVRAEADAETESFYPEPIVGEPVPFGHEQSGLAGAAYAQYGDDTETRIVPSEPLIGATGVAAAAQPQPIFVQAPEPPRDRGNRGTAGLIGLLATLVFAVLYLGTALGLGAIAGEVNGENIGEAALAPLMTWGYWTPVVVFFLGFWLLGAIINRGRWGLWVVFGIIVGVIAYAGHILGQLFEAPFWKLTSSQGLDLVGEQLLAPLAIAAFVFARELTIWFGAWVSRSGARKTELNAEAQREYERTLEAGPTLSR; encoded by the coding sequence ATGAGTGACCCCGACGCTCCCCAGCCCGAGAAGCCGACTGACGTCGACGACGTCGTCGGCAGCGCGAACGCCGGTCTCGACGCCGCCGCCGCGGCGGGTGCGGATGTCCCCGGTTCCGCCGATGCGCCGGACCACAAACCGGCAGACGCCGTCGACGAGAAGATCGTCGACCCCGATCTCGCCGCGTTCGAAGCCGCGGAGCGCGACCACCCCGGAACGTTCGCGTCCCCGCCTCCCGCCGTCACTCCGGCACCCATCGTCGAGTCGCGCGAGACCGCGCGCGACGTCCGGGCGGAGGCCGACGCGGAGACCGAATCCTTCTACCCGGAGCCGATCGTGGGCGAGCCCGTGCCGTTCGGGCACGAGCAGTCCGGCCTGGCCGGGGCCGCCTACGCCCAGTACGGTGACGACACCGAGACACGCATCGTGCCGTCGGAGCCGCTGATCGGTGCGACGGGTGTCGCCGCGGCAGCGCAGCCTCAACCCATCTTCGTGCAGGCTCCCGAGCCGCCCCGTGACCGCGGCAACCGCGGCACCGCCGGCCTCATCGGCCTACTCGCGACCCTCGTTTTCGCCGTGCTGTACCTCGGCACGGCGCTGGGTCTCGGCGCGATCGCCGGCGAGGTGAACGGCGAGAACATCGGTGAGGCCGCGCTGGCACCGCTGATGACCTGGGGCTACTGGACGCCGGTCGTCGTCTTCTTCCTCGGCTTCTGGCTGCTCGGCGCGATCATCAACCGCGGCCGCTGGGGCCTCTGGGTGGTCTTCGGCATCATCGTCGGCGTCATCGCCTATGCGGGCCACATCCTCGGACAGCTGTTCGAGGCGCCGTTCTGGAAGCTCACGTCGTCTCAGGGCCTCGACCTCGTCGGCGAGCAGCTGCTCGCCCCGCTCGCCATCGCCGCATTCGTGTTCGCGCGCGAACTGACCATCTGGTTCGGCGCATGGGTGTCGCGCAGCGGCGCTCGCAAGACCGAACTGAACGCCGAGGCGCAGCGCGAGTACGAGCGCACCCTCGAAGCCGGTCCGACGCTGTCGAGGTAA
- a CDS encoding alpha/beta hydrolase: MTEWIRDVLGDEFQQLTLDLGTDEQGPVVATLVRALPAEPDLWNRIRGRWPLLDGVDVLYVHGWSDYFFQKRLARFWTSRGARFFALDLRKYGRSLRDGQTPGYVADLATYDEDIGAALEAMGRGQGGIESSRRLVLLGHSTGGLVLSLWASRHPGAADAVILNSPWLEFQFAPARAAIAPMVELQARIRPMEAAPQVDLGFYTRAQLEVADPDDPMEVNPLWRPAQTMAVYAGWLHAILSGHKAVAAGLGITAPVCVLLSARFVPPTRWSEELTSADSVLVVDDIARAALRLGASVTVERIDGALHDVFLSRHDAREDAYRRLERWVTGWCAAI, from the coding sequence ATGACCGAATGGATCCGGGATGTGCTCGGCGATGAGTTCCAGCAGCTGACCCTCGACCTCGGCACCGATGAGCAGGGTCCGGTGGTGGCCACCCTGGTGCGCGCGCTCCCGGCCGAGCCGGACCTCTGGAACCGCATCCGTGGACGGTGGCCGTTGCTCGACGGCGTCGACGTGCTCTACGTGCACGGTTGGTCGGACTACTTCTTCCAGAAACGGCTCGCGCGTTTCTGGACCTCGCGGGGTGCCCGCTTCTTCGCGCTCGATCTCCGCAAGTACGGTCGCAGCCTCCGCGACGGACAGACGCCCGGCTACGTCGCCGACCTCGCCACCTACGACGAGGACATCGGGGCGGCGCTGGAAGCGATGGGACGGGGGCAGGGCGGAATCGAGTCGTCCCGGCGTCTGGTGCTGCTCGGACACTCGACCGGCGGGCTCGTCCTGAGCCTCTGGGCGTCTCGTCATCCTGGTGCGGCGGATGCGGTGATCCTGAACAGCCCTTGGCTGGAGTTCCAGTTCGCGCCGGCGCGGGCGGCGATCGCGCCCATGGTGGAGCTGCAGGCTCGCATCCGGCCCATGGAGGCGGCGCCGCAGGTCGACCTGGGCTTCTACACCCGTGCTCAGCTGGAGGTCGCCGACCCGGATGATCCGATGGAGGTGAATCCGCTCTGGCGCCCCGCGCAGACCATGGCGGTGTACGCGGGCTGGTTGCACGCGATCCTCTCCGGGCACAAGGCCGTGGCCGCAGGACTGGGGATCACGGCTCCGGTGTGCGTGTTGCTCTCGGCGCGGTTCGTGCCCCCGACGCGGTGGTCGGAAGAGCTCACCAGCGCAGACTCCGTGCTCGTCGTCGACGACATCGCGCGCGCGGCGCTGCGGCTCGGGGCGAGTGTGACGGTGGAGCGCATCGACGGTGCGCTGCACGACGTCTTCCTCTCGCGCCACGATGCGCGCGAGGACGCCTACCGACGCCTCGAGCGTTGGGTCACGGGCTGGTGCGCGGCGATCTGA
- a CDS encoding YajQ family cyclic di-GMP-binding protein, with amino-acid sequence MADSSFDIVSKVDHQEAENALNQARKEIEQRYDFKGTGASIAWSGESILIIANTEERAKAVLDVFQSKLIKRGISLKSLESGDPFASGKEFRIVSTLKDGISSENAKKINKIIRDEGPKGVKSQIQGDELRVQSKSRDDLQSVIALLKGADLDLDLQFINYR; translated from the coding sequence ATGGCTGACAGCTCATTTGACATCGTCTCGAAGGTGGATCACCAGGAGGCGGAGAACGCCCTGAACCAGGCCCGCAAGGAGATCGAGCAGCGCTACGACTTCAAGGGCACCGGTGCGTCGATCGCCTGGAGCGGCGAGAGCATCCTCATCATCGCGAACACCGAGGAGCGGGCGAAGGCCGTGCTCGACGTGTTCCAGTCCAAGCTCATCAAGCGCGGCATCTCGCTGAAGAGCCTCGAGTCGGGCGACCCGTTCGCCAGCGGCAAGGAGTTCCGCATCGTCTCGACGCTCAAGGACGGCATCTCCTCGGAGAACGCGAAGAAGATCAACAAGATCATCCGCGACGAGGGCCCCAAGGGCGTCAAGAGCCAGATCCAGGGCGACGAACTGCGCGTGCAGTCGAAGAGCCGCGACGACCTGCAGTCGGTCATCGCGCTGCTGAAGGGCGCCGACCTCGATCTCGACCTGCAGTTCATCAACTACCGCTAG